The genomic window TCAACCCATCTTTCAAATTCTTCTAGCAGCCATTCGGAACTAGATTTTGGCTCAATTTTAAAAGCCTCCCAAGCCATATCTACCGCCATTCAGCTAGAGGAACTAATTGAAAGGTTAACTCAGATTATTCTCGAAAATGCTGGTGCAGATAAGTGTGCGTTAATTCTCTTGCAGGATGAATCATGGCAAGTCAGAGCGATTACCACCCTAGAAAGCACAATATTACAAACAGCACCACTTGATCATCATCCTAGTGTCCCAGTTCAGCTAATTCAGTATGTCAAAAATACCCTGGAAACAGTAGTCATTGATGATCTCAAAACCCCTATACAGAGCGTGATTGGGGAATATATGCACCAACATCAACCCCAGAGTGTACTGTGTATGCCCATTTGCTACCAAGGGCAGTTATTGGGGATATTGTATTTAGAAAATAAAATAACAACAGGTGTATTTTTAGGCGATCGCCTGGATATACTCAAATTATTAACCTCTCAAGCTGCCATTTCCCTAGAAAATGCCCTCCTCTACAACACCCTAGAGCAGAAAGTTGAGCAGCGCACCCAAGAACTACACCACAAAAATCAGCAACTATCCCATACCCTCCAAGAATTACAACATACTCAAGCGCAACTAATTCACGCTGAAAAAATGTCAAGTTTAGGAGAAATGGTTGCAGGTATTGCCCATGAAATTAATAACCCAATTAGCTTTATTTACGGAAATATTACTTATCTTCAAGAATATTTTCAGGAATTACTTGATGGTATTCATCTCTATCAGCAACAATATCCCCAACCCACTATTGAGATTAAAAATTATCTCCAGAAAATAGATTTAGATTACATAATTAACGACGTAGCCAAGCTACTAAACTCAATGCAAAATGGTAGTGAACGCATTCAAAATATTGTCTTATCTCTGCGAAATTTTGCCCGTCTTGATGAATCAGAAACTAAACCCGTGAATATTCATGACGGTATTGAGAATACACTGTTAATTCTGCAACACAGATTCAATAAAATTGCCATCATCAAAGACTATAGTGAACTACCATTTGTGAATTGTCACGCCAAACAAATTAATCAGGTGATGATGAATATTTTGAATAACGCCATTGATGCTTTAAATGCAGCAGAAATCAACAATCCTAGCATTACCATTCGTACTGCCACCAGCAGCAATTCCTTAACTCCCAGTATTAGTATTCGCATTACTGATAATGGGACTGGCATTTCTGAGGAAGTCCAAAAACGAGTATTTGACCCCTTCTTTACCACAAAACCGGTTGGTAAAGGAACAGGATTAGGATTAGCCGTAGCTTACTCTATTGTGTCCACTCATCATGGACAAATTAATCTTGTTTCTCAATTAGGACAGGGAACAGAATTTGAGATTATCTTGCCCATTTAAGGATGAGATTATGGTAATTTACCTACCTATAAATCCCGCATTTCTCACAAACAGTAGGGGCGGGTTCACAGATATGCTCGAATCATTCACGAATATTTTGCTCAACCCGCCCCTACGGACTCTGGACTGAGGTGGCAATAATTGGTGAAAAATCCGGGTAAATCACTTCTAAACAAACATCTGCGAAAATTACTGAAGCAATATCTTGGTAGTGGAGTGTACATTCAAAGTTACGGGTATCTACTACTGTGCAATGAATCCTCACAAAACGAAATCCTGGGAAGAAGTTCGGGCTGCTTTTCAAAAAATCTGGGGTTATGAAGATTTTCGTCCGCCACAGGGAGAAATCGTCAACAGTTTATTATCACAAAAAGATGCACTCATAATCATGCCCACAGGGGGCGGAAAATCAATTTGTTTTCAACTACCTGCACTGCTACAAACAGGGTTGACTTTGGTTGTTTCTCCATTAGTAGCCCTCATGGAAAATCAAGTACAGGAACTTCTTCAAAGTCAGCAAAAAGCCGCATTGTTGCATAGTGAATTACCATCATTTCAACGACGTGCAACTTTGCAAGCATTAGACAGACAACAGCTAAGATTACTGTATTTATCACCAGAAACTTTATTAAGTCCCCCAGTTTGGGAACGCTTATGTCAGCCACAATTGCAAATTAATGGCTTAATCTTAGATGAAGCACATTGTCTGGTGCAGTGGGGTGAAACTTTTCGCCCAGCTTACCGCAGATTAGGGGCTGTTAGACCTGCATTACTCAAACATAAGCCACCAGGAACTAAAATTAGCATTGCTGCATTTACCGCTACGGCTGACCCCTTAGCGCAAAAAACTATCCAAACAGTTTTACAATTACAGCAACCTGAGATTTTTCGCCTCAATCCCTACCGTCCTAATTTGCATCCCACCGTCCGCATTGCTTGGACACCAAGGGGGAGAAAACAGCAATTAGTCAAATTTATTCAAAATCGACCACAACAAGCTGGATTAATTTATGTCCGCACCAGGCGAGATAGTGAAAATCTAGCTGCTTGGTTAGCAGAGATGGGTTATAAAACCGCTAGCTATCATGCAGGTTTGGGTGCAACAGAACGCCGGGCTGTTGAAGCTAGTTGGTTGGGTGGTAAGATTCCCTTTGTGGTGTGTACCTGCGCCTTTGGGATGGGGATAAATAAACCTGATGTGCGCTGGGTTATTCACTATCACGCGCCGCACCTGTTGTCTGAATATGTGCAGGAAATTGGACGTGCGGGAAGGGATGGTAAACCGGCTGAGGCTTTGACATTAGTGAGTGAGCCTACAGGGTGGCTAGATCCAGATGATAAACAAAGACAACAGTTTTTTCAAGAACAAATGCGATCGCAGCAGCAAAAAGCCCAGCAGTTAATCAAAAAACTACCACAACAGGGAGAAGTTAACGCTATAACTAAACAATTTCCCGATAGTGCGATCGCTTTAGCTTTACTGCATAGTGGTGGACAATTAAGCTGGCTTGATCCTTTCAATTACAAAATAGAACACAAGGTAAAAAAACAGTCATCAACACAATTGCAGGCTTCCCAGCAAATGACTCAATACTTAACTACTAAACAGTGCCGTTGGCAGTTTTTGTTAAATGCCTTCGGTTTTGGCGAGGAAGCCAATAACTGGCACTGTGGACACTGTGATAATTGTCGAAAATACTTTCAATAAACTTAGGTTACAGGTCAAAAAACTACAGAATTACATGAAAATTTATACACAAAACCTGCAAATGTAGGCTTTGTGTATAAATTAGTGTATATACAGTTCTAATCAGGCTAGCTTCGACTATTCAGAGTTACTGCTTAGGTAGATGCTGGCTTTTTCTTTAAGAATCCGCCCAAAGAACCAACTACCAACAAACCTAAAATTGTGCCAGGTTCAGGAATCATGGTTGCTGTTAACTGACCACCATTATCCAATCTACAGTTTGGAAATGTACTGCACACTTCTGGGGATAGGTCATCTTTCAGGAAAATCCTCGCTGTTTGTAGTCCTTCAGCTGGATTGAGATAAGTATAGAAATCTAACCCTGTTACTACGGTGTTAAAGTCGATGCCTAAATCAAAGCCGTTAGCTGCGTCATAGTTGCCAGTTTGCAGCACAGTTTTTGTAACTGTATCAAAGTTGAAATTGAAAGTAGTATCAGCAGGATTAGGAAAACTATAATTGAATGCTTGCAACAAATTTCCATCGGGGCTAAAGAAGGAAATAGCAAATCTATTTAGCTGATCTCTGGTGACAATAGTTCCATCAAAAATATCGTTATAGCTGAACTTTCCTGTTGCTGTATAACCTTGGTCTCCTTGCCAATCAAGCTCAAAATTAGCTGCATTGGCACTAGAAACATTAATTAAAGTAGCCATTGAGGTGACAGCAACAACGGCTATTTTCGCTGTGATTTGGTTACAAGTGGGTTTCATTTGCTTGATAGTAGTAGTAAATTATGATGTTGTTTGAATTATCAGTATTTTTTGTTAATATTGACCAAAAAATACTAATCTTTCGGCAAAAGGTGAACTATACAAAGTGGATTAATGCCTCTAACTAGACACGTGAAACCTAGCAAAGTCGATGAATAATAGGCTCTGCTGATAATAACCAGATGCTCTTTTATCTGGAAATATGTGATAACAATTGGTCTTGTTTGGAATAGTTAATCCCTAAAACACCTTTGCGGAAATTCTACCATTAGATCCAATATACTCACATTTTTATATTTAAATTTTCCAAAAAAAAATGCAAAAAATACTTCTAAATTTAGACAGGAATTTATAGCTAAATTAAATTTCTCTTTACCTGTCTTTAACCAAAAATCGTTAGAGTAATATCACAAGATTAAATAAAATAATTACTAAATTTTAAAAGCTTATTTTCTATTTGCAACCTATTATTTAAACGAATCATTATCCAACCTTAATCAAAACAAATTAACTTTTAACTGGCATTTTTATGTAACCAAAAAATCTTTATGCAATTATCAAGACGCAAATTCTTCACATTAGCGGGTGCTAGTGCGGCTGGCACTTTAGCTGTATCTCCTTTGGAAGCACTTGTTGCCAGAAAAGCCTTTGGTCAAAGAATTGGCAGAGGATATGGGTCGCTTTTACCAGACCCCAATGGTTTGTTAGAGTTACCCGAAGGATTTCAGTATCGAATTTTATCTCGTACTGGCGACCTCATGGCCGATGGCAATCCAGTTCCTGGTACTCACGATGGTATGGCGGCTTTCCCTGGAGGTAGAAACACAACAATTCTGATTTGCAACCATGAACTAAGCAACACTTCTGGTACAGAAGTAAGAGTGCCGAATCGCTACGATCCCGTTAGCAGAGGTGGTACTACTACCCTGGTTGTAGGGCCTAATCGTCAACTAATCAAACAGTTTGCCTCTCTCGGTGGAACTATTCGTAACTGTGCAGGTGGTCCAACTCCTTGGGGTTCATGGATTACTTGTGAAGAAAATGTCAGCGTACCTGGTAGCCCTGATGGGTCTACAAGATACCACGGTTATAACTTTGAGGTGCCAGCTAGTGCTACTCAGCCTGTAGAGCCAGTACCTCTAATTGCTATGGGACGCTTTAATCATGAAGCTGTGGCTGTAGACCCTGCAACTGGATATGTCTATCAGACTGAAGATAGAGGAGATAGTCTCTTCTACCGCTTTATTCCTAACGTACCTGGCAAGCTAGCAGAGGGTGGTAAGCTCGAAGCTCTAGTCATCAAAGGTAGACCTCAAAGCATCACTAATAATAGAGGTGCTAATAGCGGACTATACCCAATAGGACAGAAATTTGCTGTAGAGTGGGTGGAAATTCTTAACCCTGACCCAGCTACAGATAATGTCCGAGCAGAAGGTTTTAACGCGGGTGCAGCTCAGTTTTCCCGTGGAGAAGGCATTTGGTATGGCAACGGTGAGATTTACTTCTGTGCTACTAATGGTGGCGCAAATAGTGGTGGTCAGGTCTGGCGGTACATTCCCAGAGATGAGACAATTGACCTGTTTGTAGAGTCTCCATCTAGAGATGATCTTGAAGCTCCTGATAACATTGTTGTAGCACCTTTTGGTGATCTCATCCTTTGCGAAGATGGGGGTGGTGAAAATTACTTAAGAGGTGTAACACCCCAAGGTGAACTCTATAATTTTGCACGTAACGCCTTGAATAGTAGCGAATTGTGTGGAGCTTGCTTCTCTCCCGATGGTAAGACGATGTTTGTCAACATCCAAAGCCCCGGTATTATTTTCGCAATTTGGGGTCCTTGGAGTAGTAAAAGGGGCTAAAAATAGTATTGAAAAACTTGCCTAAACTAAGATTTGACACTCACCGCCCTAAAAGTGCGGTGATTCTTCGTTCATTACTGAGTCAATTGAGTTAACCCGTAGCTAAAGATAACTTCGGGACAAGTCTTTCTAAAACTTGCTTTAATACCATCGCTGTCCAATCGATATCAGCTTGGGTGGTATCACGTCCCAGGGTGAGGCGGATTCCTCCAAAAGCGGCTTTTTCTGGATAACCCATTGCTAACAATATGGGGCTGGGGCTAAGTTTACCACTGTGACAAGCTGAACCTGCACTAATACCAATACCGGCTAAGTTAAGTTGGCGGACTAGGGTTTTACCGCTAAG from Nostoc sp. UHCC 0870 includes these protein-coding regions:
- a CDS encoding alkaline phosphatase PhoX, whose product is MQLSRRKFFTLAGASAAGTLAVSPLEALVARKAFGQRIGRGYGSLLPDPNGLLELPEGFQYRILSRTGDLMADGNPVPGTHDGMAAFPGGRNTTILICNHELSNTSGTEVRVPNRYDPVSRGGTTTLVVGPNRQLIKQFASLGGTIRNCAGGPTPWGSWITCEENVSVPGSPDGSTRYHGYNFEVPASATQPVEPVPLIAMGRFNHEAVAVDPATGYVYQTEDRGDSLFYRFIPNVPGKLAEGGKLEALVIKGRPQSITNNRGANSGLYPIGQKFAVEWVEILNPDPATDNVRAEGFNAGAAQFSRGEGIWYGNGEIYFCATNGGANSGGQVWRYIPRDETIDLFVESPSRDDLEAPDNIVVAPFGDLILCEDGGGENYLRGVTPQGELYNFARNALNSSELCGACFSPDGKTMFVNIQSPGIIFAIWGPWSSKRG
- a CDS encoding RecQ family ATP-dependent DNA helicase — translated: MNPHKTKSWEEVRAAFQKIWGYEDFRPPQGEIVNSLLSQKDALIIMPTGGGKSICFQLPALLQTGLTLVVSPLVALMENQVQELLQSQQKAALLHSELPSFQRRATLQALDRQQLRLLYLSPETLLSPPVWERLCQPQLQINGLILDEAHCLVQWGETFRPAYRRLGAVRPALLKHKPPGTKISIAAFTATADPLAQKTIQTVLQLQQPEIFRLNPYRPNLHPTVRIAWTPRGRKQQLVKFIQNRPQQAGLIYVRTRRDSENLAAWLAEMGYKTASYHAGLGATERRAVEASWLGGKIPFVVCTCAFGMGINKPDVRWVIHYHAPHLLSEYVQEIGRAGRDGKPAEALTLVSEPTGWLDPDDKQRQQFFQEQMRSQQQKAQQLIKKLPQQGEVNAITKQFPDSAIALALLHSGGQLSWLDPFNYKIEHKVKKQSSTQLQASQQMTQYLTTKQCRWQFLLNAFGFGEEANNWHCGHCDNCRKYFQ
- a CDS encoding PEP-CTERM sorting domain-containing protein, producing MKPTCNQITAKIAVVAVTSMATLINVSSANAANFELDWQGDQGYTATGKFSYNDIFDGTIVTRDQLNRFAISFFSPDGNLLQAFNYSFPNPADTTFNFNFDTVTKTVLQTGNYDAANGFDLGIDFNTVVTGLDFYTYLNPAEGLQTARIFLKDDLSPEVCSTFPNCRLDNGGQLTATMIPEPGTILGLLVVGSLGGFLKKKPAST